The following are encoded together in the Raineyella sp. LH-20 genome:
- the cybH gene encoding Ni/Fe-hydrogenase, b-type cytochrome subunit — MSITESSSAPAAGAPRIWVGSAFSLGHLSEARVQALAALSPAGSTDPVERALRRSMRSEHPGITLPVPDPADVDPARTDRRFSLTRVREFPISADRTADLMVMRGRLPDVLEQVGNGFEDKSVARRNAAMARRRGCRALAVAIAPVAPDGTVGAYRLEGFVTVRPDADGSGSGDMAAQPGSWVRVNLWTGTLRMQHWINVAMVFILSCTGYLIMDPFFGPTADAGEPTGFLMGWIRFIHFTAAFIWLVVGATRVVLASTSRDPYLRWSAFWPLKRKEDVHNLGRVVQHYALIKEESPLYLGHNPLQQLTYTAVYIACAVQMATGLTLFGLYHQSNPLWRLASMPVHWFGIPGVRLFHTAVMFLLWVFVIIHVYLAVRADSLERHGGVSAMINGGVWLRRGAKPVDAPEIE; from the coding sequence ATGAGCATCACCGAGTCCTCCTCGGCGCCGGCTGCGGGCGCCCCGCGGATCTGGGTGGGGTCGGCGTTCAGCCTGGGCCATCTCAGTGAGGCCCGGGTACAGGCCCTGGCCGCATTGTCCCCGGCCGGCAGCACCGACCCGGTGGAACGGGCACTCCGCCGGTCGATGCGCTCGGAACACCCCGGCATCACACTGCCCGTGCCGGACCCGGCCGACGTCGATCCGGCGCGCACCGACCGGCGGTTCAGCCTCACCCGGGTGCGGGAGTTCCCGATCAGCGCCGATCGCACCGCCGACCTGATGGTGATGCGTGGCCGGCTCCCCGACGTGTTGGAGCAGGTCGGCAACGGCTTCGAGGACAAGTCCGTGGCGCGGCGCAATGCGGCGATGGCACGACGGCGTGGCTGCCGGGCCCTCGCCGTGGCGATCGCGCCGGTGGCGCCGGACGGGACCGTCGGGGCGTACCGTCTCGAAGGGTTCGTCACCGTACGCCCCGACGCGGACGGCTCGGGCAGTGGCGACATGGCCGCCCAGCCCGGCAGCTGGGTGCGGGTGAACCTGTGGACCGGCACCTTGCGGATGCAGCACTGGATCAACGTCGCGATGGTGTTCATCCTGAGCTGCACCGGCTACCTGATCATGGACCCGTTCTTCGGCCCGACGGCGGACGCCGGGGAGCCGACCGGGTTCCTGATGGGGTGGATCCGCTTCATCCACTTCACCGCGGCGTTCATCTGGCTGGTGGTCGGCGCGACCCGTGTGGTGCTGGCCTCCACCTCCCGTGATCCGTACCTGCGCTGGTCGGCGTTCTGGCCGCTCAAGCGCAAGGAAGACGTCCACAACCTGGGGCGCGTCGTCCAGCACTACGCACTGATCAAGGAGGAGTCGCCGCTCTACCTGGGCCACAACCCGCTGCAGCAGCTCACCTACACGGCGGTCTATATCGCCTGCGCGGTGCAGATGGCGACCGGTCTGACGCTCTTCGGGCTCTACCACCAGAGCAACCCGCTGTGGCGGCTGGCGTCGATGCCGGTGCACTGGTTCGGCATCCCCGGGGTGCGGCTGTTCCACACGGCCGTGATGTTCCTGCTGTGGGTGTTCGTGATCATCCACGTCTACCTGGCTGTCCGCGCTGACTCGCTGGAACGCCACGGTGGCGTTTCCGCGATGATCAACGGCGGCGTGTGGCTGCGCCGCGGTGCCAAGCCGGTCGACGCGCCGGAGATCGAGTGA
- a CDS encoding hydrogenase maturation nickel metallochaperone HypA, with amino-acid sequence MHELGLLRSVTDAVTVAAERAGATGVQAVGLRVGTLSGAIPEALYGAWPIAVADTLMEGARLEVEVVPATVWCPSCAGDQPIDEYFALTCPVCGTPTGTLSHGREFEVTWADLDTGEESAGR; translated from the coding sequence GTGCACGAACTGGGACTTCTCCGCTCCGTCACCGATGCGGTGACCGTCGCCGCCGAGCGTGCCGGGGCGACCGGCGTACAGGCCGTGGGGCTGCGGGTGGGCACACTGAGCGGCGCGATCCCGGAGGCACTGTACGGCGCCTGGCCGATCGCCGTGGCCGACACCCTCATGGAGGGCGCCCGGCTCGAGGTGGAGGTGGTGCCCGCGACCGTGTGGTGCCCCAGCTGCGCCGGCGACCAGCCGATCGACGAGTACTTCGCGTTGACCTGCCCGGTCTGCGGCACGCCGACCGGCACGCTCTCCCACGGCCGCGAGTTCGAGGTGACCTGGGCGGATCTCGACACCGGCGAGGAGAGTGCCGGCCGGTAG
- a CDS encoding hydrogenase small subunit: MTYQPEGWQEPTLAANLARAGVKRRDFLAFCGSLAAVFAMGGTAAAGAPPASAEEIADKLGAVTKPNVVWLQLQECTGCMESTLRSGGTTVEEIVLSLLSVNYNELVMAAAGDAANKALDDLNAQEHLLVVNGSVPVKENGAYCVIGGKSAEQVLRESAENAVAILAVGACAVWGSVQASNPNPTGAVGVDQIIKDKPVINVSGCPPIGEVITATVAYVLGHNGALPQTDAEGRPLFAYDQRIHDSCPRRPHFDAGQYVRTFDDTGARSGWCLYEVGCKGPSTFSPCPIFQWNLHTSWPIGAGHPCIGCTEKHFFDRFTPFYRTLPDVTGLGIESTAEKVGWGLVGATVAGVGLHAGLTAVRQAGSRGSAAAAGPLQAFGDSEREWKPQSPDATDGDSAPAATTSTGTLPGAAPTSGTDSTPPVAPPDAMTSGDGEGKAE, translated from the coding sequence ATGACATACCAACCTGAGGGCTGGCAGGAACCGACGCTCGCCGCGAATCTCGCGCGCGCGGGCGTGAAGCGCCGGGATTTCCTGGCCTTCTGCGGAAGCCTGGCGGCCGTCTTCGCAATGGGGGGGACGGCGGCCGCAGGCGCGCCTCCGGCCAGCGCGGAGGAGATCGCCGACAAGCTGGGGGCGGTGACCAAGCCGAACGTGGTGTGGCTCCAGCTCCAGGAGTGCACCGGCTGCATGGAGAGCACCCTGCGCTCCGGTGGCACCACGGTCGAGGAGATCGTGCTCAGCCTGCTGTCGGTCAACTACAACGAGCTGGTGATGGCCGCAGCGGGTGACGCGGCCAACAAGGCACTCGACGACCTGAACGCGCAGGAGCACCTGCTGGTGGTCAACGGGTCGGTGCCGGTGAAGGAGAACGGCGCCTACTGCGTCATCGGCGGCAAGTCCGCCGAGCAGGTGCTGCGCGAGTCGGCCGAAAACGCCGTTGCGATCCTGGCGGTCGGCGCCTGCGCCGTGTGGGGATCGGTCCAGGCGTCCAACCCGAACCCGACCGGCGCCGTCGGCGTCGACCAGATCATCAAGGACAAGCCGGTCATCAACGTCTCCGGCTGCCCCCCGATCGGTGAGGTGATCACCGCGACCGTGGCGTACGTCCTCGGCCACAACGGTGCCCTGCCGCAGACCGACGCCGAGGGCCGGCCGCTGTTCGCGTACGACCAGCGGATCCACGACTCCTGCCCGCGCCGTCCCCACTTCGACGCCGGCCAGTACGTCCGTACGTTCGACGACACCGGGGCGCGTTCCGGATGGTGCCTCTACGAGGTGGGCTGCAAGGGTCCGAGCACGTTCAGCCCGTGCCCGATCTTCCAGTGGAACCTGCACACCAGCTGGCCGATCGGTGCCGGACACCCGTGCATCGGATGCACCGAGAAGCACTTCTTCGACCGCTTCACCCCGTTCTACCGCACGCTGCCCGACGTCACCGGTCTCGGCATCGAGTCGACCGCCGAGAAGGTCGGCTGGGGTCTGGTCGGCGCGACAGTCGCCGGAGTCGGTCTGCATGCCGGCCTCACCGCCGTACGCCAGGCCGGTTCGCGCGGATCGGCCGCGGCGGCCGGACCGTTGCAGGCCTTCGGCGACAGTGAGCGGGAGTGGAAGCCCCAGTCGCCGGACGCGACCGACGGTGACTCCGCCCCCGCGGCGACCACATCGACCGGGACGCTGCCGGGCGCAGCCCCGACGTCCGGCACGGACAGCACACCACCGGTGGCACCACCGGACGCGATGACCTCGGGTGACGGGGAAGGAAAGGCGGAGTAG
- a CDS encoding nickel-dependent hydrogenase large subunit → MAQRVVIDPLTRIEGHLRIELETGSKKIEKAWSETTQFRGIETIIAGRDPRDAWAFAQRICGVCTSVHAVASIVAVENAIGSNPPEQARLIRDMVMASQNIQDHVIHFYHLHALDWVNVPSAATADPQKAVDFAKAIGSTWKGNTLARMTEVRDTVKGILASGQLSIFTGGYWDHPDYRLPPEANLMAVAHYLDALEFQRSMIRIATVFGGKNPHPNFLVGGMACTIDPSHSESINEVQLDQIKQWIAESSEFVSACYVPDAMAIMGVYKDYFDIGAAQPNYLAVGMAGATYAGDPASSRLTSPYNEVKPGAIYDGDLGTVHPFDPTKIAEWVSSAWYTYEEGDIGLTPDKGETSPHYTGPKPPYEWLADGKEYTWSKAPRYDGRVVQVGPVARVILGYAQGHPATKKLVDDACKKLGIRVAQLNSTAGRTLARALECALIADILSQNTFPTFVKNIVGGDIDVFDASRWEPSSWPGQSSGFSLVEVPRGFLSHWVTIEKGKVARYQAVVPTTWLGGGRDADGKQGPYEESLAGNGKHPLVDPAQPLEPLRTIHSFDPCMSCAVHVLDPDGSDLAVVAS, encoded by the coding sequence ATGGCACAGCGAGTCGTGATCGATCCCCTCACTCGGATCGAGGGGCACCTGCGGATCGAGTTGGAGACCGGCAGCAAGAAGATCGAGAAGGCGTGGAGCGAGACCACCCAGTTCCGGGGCATCGAAACCATCATCGCCGGCCGTGACCCGCGGGATGCTTGGGCTTTCGCCCAGCGCATCTGCGGGGTGTGCACCTCGGTGCACGCCGTCGCCTCGATCGTCGCCGTGGAGAATGCGATCGGGTCGAACCCTCCGGAGCAGGCGCGGCTGATCCGTGACATGGTGATGGCCTCGCAGAACATCCAGGACCACGTCATCCACTTCTACCACCTGCACGCCCTCGACTGGGTCAACGTCCCCTCCGCCGCGACCGCCGATCCGCAGAAGGCGGTCGACTTCGCCAAGGCGATCGGGTCCACCTGGAAGGGCAACACCCTCGCCCGGATGACCGAGGTGCGTGACACGGTCAAGGGCATCCTCGCCTCCGGTCAGCTGAGCATCTTCACCGGCGGCTACTGGGACCACCCCGATTACCGGCTGCCACCGGAAGCCAACCTGATGGCGGTGGCGCACTACCTGGACGCCCTGGAGTTCCAGCGGTCGATGATCCGCATCGCCACCGTCTTCGGCGGCAAGAACCCGCACCCGAACTTCCTCGTCGGCGGCATGGCCTGCACGATCGATCCGAGCCACTCGGAGTCGATCAACGAGGTGCAGCTGGACCAGATCAAGCAGTGGATCGCCGAGTCCAGCGAGTTTGTGTCGGCCTGTTACGTCCCCGACGCGATGGCCATCATGGGCGTCTACAAGGACTACTTCGACATCGGTGCCGCCCAGCCCAACTACCTCGCCGTGGGCATGGCCGGAGCCACGTACGCCGGTGACCCCGCCTCCTCGCGTCTCACCTCGCCGTACAACGAGGTCAAGCCGGGCGCGATCTATGACGGCGATCTCGGCACCGTCCACCCGTTCGACCCGACGAAGATCGCCGAGTGGGTGAGTTCGGCCTGGTACACGTACGAGGAGGGCGACATCGGTCTCACCCCGGACAAGGGCGAGACCTCACCGCACTACACCGGCCCCAAGCCGCCGTACGAGTGGCTGGCCGACGGCAAGGAGTACACCTGGAGCAAGGCCCCGCGCTACGACGGCCGGGTGGTCCAGGTCGGGCCGGTGGCACGCGTGATCCTGGGGTACGCGCAGGGTCACCCGGCCACGAAGAAGCTTGTCGACGACGCCTGCAAGAAGCTGGGGATCCGTGTCGCACAACTCAACTCGACCGCCGGACGTACCCTCGCCCGTGCCCTGGAGTGCGCGCTGATCGCCGACATCCTGTCGCAGAACACCTTCCCGACGTTCGTGAAGAACATCGTCGGCGGCGACATCGACGTCTTCGACGCCTCCCGTTGGGAACCCTCGTCCTGGCCGGGCCAGTCCTCGGGCTTCTCCTTGGTCGAGGTGCCGCGCGGGTTCCTCAGCCACTGGGTGACCATCGAGAAGGGCAAGGTGGCGCGCTACCAGGCCGTGGTGCCGACCACCTGGCTCGGCGGCGGGCGCGACGCCGACGGCAAGCAGGGACCGTACGAGGAGTCGCTGGCAGGCAACGGCAAGCACCCGCTGGTCGATCCCGCCCAGCCGTTGGAGCCGCTGCGCACCATCCACTCCTTCGACCCGTGCATGTCCTGCGCCGTGCACGTGCTGGATCCCGACGGATCCGACCTGGCCGTGGTGGCGTCATGA
- a CDS encoding molybdopterin-dependent oxidoreductase, translating to MDRVAALVGVTSAGLGIAAGHLVAALTSPAASPLVALGGAVIDLTPTAAREFAIRTFGSADKVMLTVVIALVAAALTGAAGVLGRRSLGPALALVGALGAVLILAAVTRPGAQPSFAIPGLVTALVGGVALVVQLRWAYGPRRSTPAVRVAATGPERSTPRPLTIDRRTLFLESAGVVAAAGALGWAGSRLAAGRGAGGPLPAATLPPVASPPPAVPAGLETTVPGVTPLVTAVGDFYRVDTALSIPRPDPATWRLTIGGRVAHPYTLTLADLLAMPLVERDITLTCVSNPVGGPYCGSTRWTGVLVADLLRRADPEPGADMVLSRSVDGFTASTPLAVLLDGRDAMIALGMDGRPLTATHGAPARLLTPGLYGYVGATKWLSDLRVTTFAADTAYWTARGWAPQAPVKTAARIDTPTGTVPAGPVPIAGVAWATHRGIGRIEVQVDDGPWQPAMLGPDVGLDYWRQWHLTWQAAPGRHTLRARAYDAAGQVQTADVADVLPDGATGYPVVEVTVRG from the coding sequence ATGGATCGGGTCGCCGCGCTCGTCGGCGTGACCTCCGCCGGACTCGGCATCGCCGCGGGCCATCTGGTCGCGGCGCTGACGTCCCCCGCGGCCTCCCCGCTGGTCGCCCTCGGTGGCGCGGTCATCGATCTCACCCCGACGGCGGCGCGGGAATTCGCGATCCGTACGTTCGGTTCGGCCGACAAGGTGATGCTCACCGTGGTGATCGCGCTGGTCGCCGCGGCCCTGACGGGGGCGGCGGGGGTGCTCGGGCGGCGCTCCCTCGGACCGGCGCTCGCCCTGGTCGGCGCGCTGGGGGCGGTGCTGATCCTCGCCGCAGTGACCCGGCCCGGCGCCCAGCCTTCCTTCGCGATCCCCGGCCTGGTGACCGCGCTGGTCGGCGGAGTGGCCCTCGTGGTGCAACTGCGGTGGGCGTACGGTCCGCGGCGGTCAACACCGGCGGTCCGCGTCGCCGCAACGGGCCCGGAGCGCAGCACGCCGCGCCCGCTGACCATCGACCGCCGCACCTTGTTCCTCGAATCGGCCGGCGTGGTGGCGGCCGCCGGGGCGCTGGGCTGGGCAGGGTCCCGGCTCGCCGCGGGGCGCGGCGCCGGCGGGCCGCTCCCGGCGGCGACGCTGCCGCCGGTGGCTTCGCCGCCGCCGGCCGTGCCGGCCGGTCTGGAGACCACCGTGCCCGGGGTGACCCCGCTGGTGACCGCCGTCGGCGATTTCTACCGGGTGGACACCGCGCTGTCGATCCCGCGGCCCGACCCGGCGACCTGGCGACTGACCATCGGCGGCCGGGTCGCTCACCCGTACACCCTCACTTTGGCGGACCTGCTCGCGATGCCACTGGTCGAGCGGGACATCACCCTGACCTGCGTCTCCAATCCGGTCGGTGGCCCCTACTGCGGCAGTACCCGGTGGACCGGCGTCCTGGTCGCCGACCTGCTCCGGCGCGCCGACCCGGAGCCCGGCGCCGACATGGTGCTGAGCCGGTCGGTCGACGGCTTCACCGCGTCGACGCCGCTGGCGGTGCTGCTGGACGGCCGGGACGCGATGATCGCCCTCGGCATGGACGGCCGCCCCCTCACCGCCACCCACGGCGCACCCGCCCGGCTGCTCACCCCCGGCCTCTACGGCTACGTCGGGGCGACCAAGTGGCTCTCCGACCTCAGGGTGACGACGTTCGCCGCAGACACCGCCTACTGGACGGCCCGCGGCTGGGCTCCGCAGGCTCCGGTGAAGACCGCCGCCCGGATCGACACCCCGACCGGCACCGTCCCCGCCGGGCCGGTGCCGATCGCCGGCGTCGCCTGGGCCACCCATCGGGGGATCGGGCGGATCGAGGTGCAGGTCGACGACGGTCCCTGGCAGCCCGCCATGCTCGGCCCGGATGTCGGGCTGGATTACTGGCGCCAGTGGCACCTGACCTGGCAGGCCGCGCCCGGCCGGCACACCCTGAGGGCCCGAGCGTACGACGCGGCCGGTCAGGTGCAGACCGCCGACGTGGCGGACGTCCTGCCCGATGGTGCCACCGGCTATCCGGTGGTCGAGGTGACCGTCCGCGGGTGA
- the hypB gene encoding hydrogenase nickel incorporation protein HypB — MGRFHRHDDGTVHDHEHDGHGHSHGSEGAHDHEHHDHEHHDHQHHGVDAHGHPDDGRPHTGSDDLDQLIGDHSGYGTGRERIEILEDIYAENDRLAAANRTALDAAGVRAVNLMSSPGAGKTTLLARTLAALQDVVRVGVIEGDIETPLDAERLDGFGACISLLNTGDGFGGECHLDAPMVATALQGLDLDSLDLVIIENVGNLVCPAEFDVGEHHKAMVFSITEGEDKPLKYPVMFRSVEVVVLNKMDLAPYLDFDKDLFLRNLRAVNPTATVIETSARTGAGVDAWVAWVTAGCRRSVGGNIVR, encoded by the coding sequence ATGGGGCGCTTCCATCGGCATGACGACGGGACGGTCCACGACCACGAGCATGACGGTCACGGCCACTCCCACGGGTCCGAGGGGGCCCACGACCACGAGCATCATGACCACGAGCATCATGACCACCAGCATCACGGGGTCGACGCCCACGGCCACCCGGACGACGGCCGGCCGCACACCGGATCGGACGACCTGGACCAGCTGATCGGTGACCACTCCGGCTACGGCACCGGTCGGGAACGGATCGAGATCCTCGAGGACATCTACGCCGAGAACGACCGGTTGGCCGCCGCGAACCGTACGGCCCTCGACGCCGCCGGTGTCCGGGCGGTGAACCTGATGAGCTCGCCGGGCGCGGGCAAGACCACGCTGCTGGCCCGTACGCTCGCCGCCCTGCAGGACGTCGTCCGGGTCGGCGTCATCGAGGGCGACATCGAGACGCCGCTGGACGCGGAACGGCTCGACGGGTTCGGTGCCTGCATCTCGCTGCTCAACACCGGCGACGGGTTCGGCGGCGAGTGCCACCTGGACGCCCCGATGGTGGCGACCGCGTTGCAGGGTCTCGACCTGGACTCCCTCGACCTGGTGATCATCGAGAACGTCGGCAACCTGGTCTGCCCGGCGGAGTTCGACGTCGGCGAGCACCACAAGGCGATGGTGTTCTCCATCACAGAGGGCGAGGACAAGCCCCTCAAGTATCCGGTGATGTTCCGTTCGGTCGAGGTGGTGGTGCTCAACAAAATGGATCTGGCCCCCTACCTCGACTTCGACAAGGACCTCTTCCTGCGCAATCTGCGGGCGGTGAACCCCACCGCGACGGTCATCGAGACTTCGGCACGGACCGGCGCAGGGGTCGACGCCTGGGTGGCCTGGGTGACCGCCGGATGCCGTCGTTCCGTTGGTGGGAACATCGTGCGCTGA
- a CDS encoding nickel-dependent hydrogenase large subunit — protein MTQRWVLDEIVDPFGAKVVVDRAPDGTVREARFDLAGLPRVDPLLTGHLAAEVPSLVERLCGVCPAAHHLAGIRALESLAGGVELPVAAVLSRQLLHHASAISTHAVRAVTTNRDDAMTLRRLAKQVMTAVGSPGHFPATAVPGGVATPIDAEARDRCRALVPDALAAATRIADRTLPLAGPVDDFPGADVALADEDGRPDLLGSRLRAVAADGRVIIDAAPVGEWDGLVAESMPGDSAPRPYLIAVGPEHGQYRVGPVAQLRIGRLTTPRAAALQDEWSRRGGHAAGARTVITVHSVEVIAAILDRPELLDGRILVEPAAHSGAGAGVGIGWVDGPRGLLVHRYRTVDDGRVGAATVLTPTAQNEYWLALLLRRAVAADRDAPGPDDVPGHAADRGDTGPGEQGHGDPAGPYGPPMAARRLVDLEDAIREADPCLPCSSAPAGAMGLVVEERASGAPGAPSAVSPRSGDPSAVPTGPDRPSAPAGQVSDPSGGQ, from the coding sequence ATGACCCAGCGCTGGGTGCTCGACGAGATCGTCGATCCCTTCGGGGCGAAGGTCGTGGTGGACCGCGCCCCCGACGGGACGGTGCGGGAGGCGAGGTTCGACCTCGCCGGGCTGCCGCGCGTCGACCCGCTGCTCACCGGTCACCTGGCGGCCGAGGTGCCGTCCTTGGTCGAACGGCTGTGCGGGGTCTGCCCGGCGGCCCACCACCTGGCCGGGATCAGGGCGCTCGAGTCGCTGGCCGGCGGGGTGGAGCTGCCCGTGGCCGCCGTTCTCTCCCGCCAGCTGCTGCACCATGCCTCGGCGATCTCCACCCATGCCGTCCGGGCGGTCACGACGAACCGGGACGACGCGATGACCCTGCGCCGCCTCGCCAAGCAGGTGATGACCGCCGTCGGGTCGCCCGGTCACTTCCCGGCCACCGCGGTGCCGGGTGGCGTGGCCACACCGATCGACGCCGAGGCGCGCGACCGCTGCCGCGCCTTGGTGCCCGACGCGCTGGCGGCGGCGACCAGGATCGCGGACCGTACGCTGCCTCTCGCCGGCCCGGTCGACGACTTCCCCGGTGCCGACGTCGCACTGGCCGACGAGGACGGCCGGCCCGACCTGCTCGGCAGCCGGCTGCGTGCGGTCGCCGCCGACGGCCGGGTGATCATCGACGCCGCCCCGGTGGGGGAGTGGGACGGGCTGGTCGCCGAGTCGATGCCCGGGGACTCTGCGCCGCGTCCCTACCTGATCGCCGTGGGGCCCGAACACGGCCAGTATCGCGTCGGTCCGGTCGCCCAGCTGCGCATCGGCCGCCTGACCACTCCGCGGGCGGCGGCGCTGCAGGACGAGTGGTCGCGTCGCGGCGGACACGCGGCCGGCGCCCGTACGGTCATCACGGTGCATTCGGTGGAGGTCATCGCCGCGATCCTGGACCGCCCCGAACTGCTCGACGGCCGGATCCTGGTCGAGCCTGCGGCCCACAGCGGCGCCGGCGCGGGCGTCGGCATCGGCTGGGTGGACGGTCCTCGCGGCCTGCTGGTGCACCGCTACCGGACGGTCGACGACGGTCGGGTCGGCGCCGCGACCGTGCTGACCCCCACGGCGCAGAACGAGTACTGGCTGGCGTTGCTGCTGCGCCGGGCGGTCGCCGCGGACCGCGACGCGCCGGGACCCGACGACGTGCCGGGACACGCCGCGGACCGCGGGGACACGGGGCCCGGCGAGCAGGGACACGGCGACCCGGCCGGGCCGTACGGCCCCCCGATGGCGGCGCGACGGCTGGTCGACCTGGAGGACGCCATCCGCGAGGCCGACCCCTGCCTGCCGTGCTCGTCCGCCCCGGCCGGCGCGATGGGACTGGTCGTCGAAGAGAGGGCGTCCGGAGCACCGGGCGCACCCTCGGCGGTGTCCCCGCGGTCGGGCGACCCCTCGGCGGTCCCCACCGGCCCCGACCGGCCTTCCGCCCCGGCCGGTCAAGTATCCGACCCCTCAGGAGGGCAGTAA
- a CDS encoding patatin-like phospholipase family protein, whose protein sequence is MPEADLVMQGGGVKGIALIGAVEVLEERGYTFHRVAGTSAGAIAASLVAAGIPATTMVDILKAADYLRFQDGQWWDNTLLGKVIDLVTRNGIYRGDYLRRWLTDQLTTYGRYGRTGTFADLAYQDPDPEHHPLPPERQFRLIVATSDISAGRLRYLPWDYPDFGRVPSGESIADAVRTSMSIPFFYRPVRWTAPGGRRTWFVDGGMLSNFPVDVFDAPPGVAPRWPTIGIMLGSRPDAAQGDVNPVKGTLSFGLALLRTMMGFYDRMHIDADGIIDRTIFIDTGKVRTTQFDLSEADRDMLYRNGRAAAEQFLDGTSDHPGWDFAAYVAKHRS, encoded by the coding sequence ATGCCCGAGGCAGATCTGGTCATGCAGGGCGGCGGTGTCAAGGGCATCGCCCTGATCGGCGCCGTGGAAGTGCTGGAGGAACGCGGCTACACCTTCCATCGGGTGGCCGGCACCTCGGCCGGGGCGATCGCCGCCTCGCTGGTCGCGGCGGGCATCCCGGCGACGACCATGGTGGACATCCTCAAGGCCGCCGACTACCTCCGGTTCCAGGACGGCCAGTGGTGGGACAACACCCTCCTCGGCAAGGTCATCGACCTCGTCACCCGCAACGGGATCTACCGCGGGGACTACCTGCGCCGGTGGCTCACCGACCAGCTCACCACCTACGGCAGGTACGGCCGGACCGGCACCTTCGCCGACCTCGCCTACCAGGACCCGGATCCGGAGCACCATCCGCTGCCCCCCGAACGGCAGTTCCGGCTGATCGTCGCCACCTCCGACATCAGCGCCGGTCGGCTGCGCTATCTCCCGTGGGACTATCCCGACTTCGGCCGGGTGCCGTCCGGGGAGTCGATCGCCGACGCCGTACGGACCTCGATGTCGATCCCGTTCTTCTACCGCCCGGTGCGGTGGACGGCCCCGGGCGGGCGCCGGACCTGGTTCGTGGATGGTGGGATGCTGTCGAACTTCCCGGTCGACGTGTTCGACGCACCGCCGGGGGTCGCCCCGCGGTGGCCGACGATCGGGATCATGCTCGGTTCCCGGCCCGACGCCGCCCAGGGCGACGTCAACCCGGTCAAGGGGACACTCAGCTTCGGCCTGGCGCTGCTGCGAACGATGATGGGGTTCTACGACCGGATGCACATCGACGCGGACGGCATCATCGACCGGACGATCTTCATCGACACCGGCAAGGTCCGGACCACCCAGTTCGACCTGTCCGAGGCGGACCGGGACATGCTCTACCGGAACGGCCGGGCGGCGGCCGAGCAGTTCCTCGACGGCACGTCCGATCATCCGGGCTGGGACTTCGCGGCGTACGTCGCGAAGCACCGCAGCTGA
- a CDS encoding HypC/HybG/HupF family hydrogenase formation chaperone → MSVPSRIIRITPGVLPMADVRVADREITCCLAYVPEAQVGDFVLVQNGFAIDLLDPESAAQSLAAFAELGVIDDPDTV, encoded by the coding sequence GTGTCCGTACCGTCCAGGATCATCCGGATCACGCCGGGCGTGCTGCCGATGGCCGACGTCCGGGTCGCCGACCGGGAGATCACCTGTTGCCTGGCGTACGTCCCGGAGGCACAGGTGGGCGATTTCGTGCTGGTGCAGAACGGCTTCGCCATCGACCTGCTCGACCCCGAGTCGGCCGCCCAGTCGTTGGCGGCTTTCGCCGAACTCGGGGTGATTGACGATCCTGACACGGTCTAG
- a CDS encoding hydrogenase maturation protease translates to MTGSSRHRTGDAGAEVTPAAPVAAASPLGARITVLGVGNPIMGDDGVGLALLDAVRQAREGDVRGGDVREDDVRGGDVREDDVRGGGRSDDPDDPYGRVDGRRLGVSREEWLGGRLQDDTDGQVDFIDGGTGGMELLPVVQESDLLLVLDAVAGPVPGTVVHLTGDQVPRMLSTKLSPHQVGLLDVFAAARMLGTEPAMVEVIGIVPELVDLRLGLSAAVAEAVPEAAGLAAGILDQWLSTPSRACPGA, encoded by the coding sequence GTGACCGGGAGCAGTCGGCACCGGACCGGGGACGCGGGGGCTGAGGTCACCCCCGCGGCCCCGGTCGCGGCCGCGTCCCCCCTCGGGGCACGGATCACGGTGCTCGGTGTCGGCAATCCGATCATGGGCGACGACGGGGTGGGCCTCGCCCTCCTCGACGCCGTACGACAGGCCCGCGAAGGTGACGTACGTGGCGGTGACGTCCGCGAAGATGACGTACGTGGCGGTGATGTCCGCGAAGATGACGTACGTGGCGGCGGCCGATCGGACGACCCGGACGACCCGTACGGGCGGGTCGACGGTCGACGTCTCGGTGTGTCGCGCGAGGAATGGCTCGGCGGCCGACTCCAGGACGACACCGACGGTCAGGTCGACTTCATCGATGGTGGCACCGGTGGGATGGAACTGCTGCCTGTGGTGCAGGAATCCGACCTGCTGCTGGTGCTCGACGCCGTGGCAGGGCCCGTCCCGGGCACGGTGGTGCACCTCACCGGTGACCAGGTGCCGCGGATGCTGTCCACCAAGCTGTCGCCCCACCAGGTGGGCCTGCTCGATGTCTTCGCAGCAGCGCGGATGCTCGGGACGGAGCCGGCGATGGTCGAGGTGATCGGCATCGTCCCGGAGCTGGTCGACCTGCGGCTGGGCCTCAGTGCCGCAGTGGCGGAGGCGGTTCCGGAGGCCGCCGGGCTGGCGGCCGGGATCCTGGACCAGTGGCTGTCGACCCCGTCCAGGGCCTGCCCCGGTGCCTGA